ATGCAGGAGACCCACTACGCCTACGACACGATCTGGGAAAAACCGGTCTCCTTCAAGCAGGCGGTGGCCGAGGCGTCCAGGGAACTCATCAGTCGCATGCCCTGAACAGACCTGAACCCGCGGGTCCTGTCCGGGTGATTGCGCGCGTCATTGGCCTGCCCCTTCTCCCGCCCCGACCCTACAGATCCCGATTCCGCCCTCAGAACCGAACCCGTACGCGATATTCCAGGACCGTCCGCCCCCCGGCGGGAACCGGGATCTCCCAGGCCGCGGTCCCGGCGGCCTCCTTGCTGTGGGGATGGCTCTCCGCCACGACCTCCCAGTCCCCCGGCACCGGCTCCAGCACCCTGACCGTTACCGCCTCGTCCTTGGCGTTCTTCAGCTCGATGCGGTAGGCGCTCTCGAAGTGGTAGTTGTAGGGGCCGACGCCGGAGAGTTTCTTGAAGTCGGTCTGTTTCTTGTCCGCCGTGACGTCGAAGGCGTCTCCGAGCTTGAGGCGCACTTCCTCGTTCCTGGGGGTGTGGTCGATGCGGTCCTCGCCCACGAACTGCGCGCCGCCCGAGCGGTCCCGCTTGTAGACCCGCACGATGCCCTTGGGCAGGGGCAGGCCCAGGCCGGCCTCCTCCTCGTTGGCGAACTCGATGAACACCCCCACCTTGAGCTTCTGCCCGAGGTCGCCGTGGCTGCCGCGGTAGTAGTAGTCGCGCCCCCGCAGCAGGTACTCCTTGGTCACCGGCACCCCCGAGGCGCCGAGCAGGGCCACCTGCTTGGTCTGGTTGTCGCCGACCGTGGTGGGCCGCTCCAGGGTGTAGAGATGGTACTCGAAAAGGGCCTCCTCGGCCATCTGCGGCGCGGCCTTGGCCATGGCCATTTCGGGCAGGGCCCGGTCCCTGACCAGGCGCAGTTCCGACCGCACCCGATGCACGTCGCCGGCAACCAGCTGAAGCCTGGCGTCGGGATAGGCGGTGCCGCTCTGGTTGGTCACAGTCACCCATCCCGAAAGGTCGAGGCTCCCGTCGTCGCTCCCCAGCTCAGCCACGTAGTCGGCGCGCCAGGAAAGCCCCCCGGTGAGGTAGCTCAATTCCAACTCCTGCACACCCCCCGCCCCGCTGTGCAGCAGGGTGACGAGAGTGGGCCGGTCGCGCAGGTTGGAGGGGACGTCGGGGTAAACCAGGCGCCCGGGGAAGCCCGTCTCGATGCGCTCGCCTACGCGCAGCACCACGCCGCCGCTGGCGGCAAGCACGAGAGCGTCCTCCAGGGTCTCCTCGCCGGTCTGGGGGTGGGTTCTCACCACCTGGACCGGCCGGCCGACGTACTTCTCCAGCAGTTTCTGGGGGGAGAGCAGGTCGAAGTCGAAATTCTGCTCGACGACCCCGAACGCCCCGGGGTGATCGAGGCTGCGAAGCAGGGCGGTCTCCGGGCGCATGCGGGCGCTCACCTCGCGCAGGGCCAGGCGGCTCTCCCCCTTCTCCAGGGAGACCCGCCTGCGGTCCTTGACCAGGGCCAGGCCGTCGTTGTAGATGGTGACCGCCACCCCGGTCTGGTCGGCCAGGGTTGAACGGAGCTCCCCGTCCGGGCCCTCCCCTGCCAGGGCCGCGGGAACGGCCAGCCAGAGCCCCGCCAGCAGGGCGGCAAGGCCCGCAAGGGCCAGGCCCCTAGGGCTCGCCCACGACTTTCGGAAAGTCACTTCCCTTCTCCCGGACCTGCTTCCGCCGGTCGTTCTTGCGCAGCTCATGTACGATCTCCTGGAAATAGTCGATGGTCTTGCGCAACCCCTTCTGAAGAGGAATCTGCGGGCTCCAGTCCAGCGCCTCCCTGGCCAGGGAGATGTCGGGCCGGCGCTGGCGGGGATC
Above is a genomic segment from Desulfuromonas sp. containing:
- a CDS encoding DUF4139 domain-containing protein; protein product: MAVPAALAGEGPDGELRSTLADQTGVAVTIYNDGLALVKDRRRVSLEKGESRLALREVSARMRPETALLRSLDHPGAFGVVEQNFDFDLLSPQKLLEKYVGRPVQVVRTHPQTGEETLEDALVLAASGGVVLRVGERIETGFPGRLVYPDVPSNLRDRPTLVTLLHSGAGGVQELELSYLTGGLSWRADYVAELGSDDGSLDLSGWVTVTNQSGTAYPDARLQLVAGDVHRVRSELRLVRDRALPEMAMAKAAPQMAEEALFEYHLYTLERPTTVGDNQTKQVALLGASGVPVTKEYLLRGRDYYYRGSHGDLGQKLKVGVFIEFANEEEAGLGLPLPKGIVRVYKRDRSGGAQFVGEDRIDHTPRNEEVRLKLGDAFDVTADKKQTDFKKLSGVGPYNYHFESAYRIELKNAKDEAVTVRVLEPVPGDWEVVAESHPHSKEAAGTAAWEIPVPAGGRTVLEYRVRVRF